One part of the Nostoc sp. PCC 7120 = FACHB-418 genome encodes these proteins:
- a CDS encoding hybrid sensor histidine kinase/response regulator, with amino-acid sequence MRATVSNQNYFSDNLPIKGIILAVDDNPNNLQVLSSFLDDSSFEVWAARSGEKALQRLENDLLPDLILLDIMMPGMDGFETCQRLKSDQRFCDIPVVFMTALSETADKVKGFQLGAVDYITKPFQHEEVLVRIEHQLKLRHLTTSLIAKNVELQKTQSQLIQTEKIASLGQMAAGIAHEVNNPINFIAGNLNFVQKYVQEVVDLLYLYQKHFPNPPAEIQNAINQTDLTYLLDDLSNVINSMRVGTDRVQEIVSSLNKFSRHKETGKKLANLHEAIDNTLLILGHRLKANSERPAIEIVKKYGNLPLIECYSGEISQVFMNLIANAIDAIEETQKNQNYYEISENTGVIRITTELIGEQIICKIADNGGGISEEMQSQIFNAFYTTKPIGKGTGLGLSIAYQIVTVNHHGKISCHSQPGAGLEFMIELPID; translated from the coding sequence ATGAGAGCGACTGTAAGCAATCAGAATTATTTTAGCGATAACTTACCTATCAAGGGCATAATTTTAGCTGTTGATGATAATCCCAACAATTTGCAAGTTTTATCGAGTTTTTTAGATGACTCTAGTTTTGAAGTTTGGGCGGCGCGCAGTGGTGAAAAAGCCTTACAAAGATTAGAAAATGATTTATTGCCCGATTTGATTTTATTAGATATAATGATGCCGGGTATGGATGGTTTTGAAACTTGTCAACGTCTTAAAAGTGACCAGCGTTTTTGTGATATTCCCGTGGTATTCATGACTGCGCTATCAGAAACTGCCGATAAGGTCAAAGGATTTCAACTAGGAGCAGTAGATTATATCACTAAACCTTTTCAGCATGAAGAAGTATTGGTGAGAATAGAACACCAGCTAAAATTGCGCCATTTAACAACAAGTTTAATTGCCAAAAATGTTGAACTGCAAAAAACTCAAAGCCAACTGATTCAAACCGAAAAAATTGCTAGTTTGGGTCAAATGGCAGCCGGGATTGCCCATGAAGTGAATAACCCCATTAACTTTATTGCGGGCAACTTAAATTTTGTGCAAAAGTATGTACAAGAAGTAGTAGATTTACTTTATCTGTATCAAAAGCATTTTCCCAATCCACCTGCTGAAATTCAAAATGCAATTAATCAAACTGATTTAACTTATTTATTAGATGATTTATCTAATGTGATTAACTCAATGCGCGTGGGTACAGATCGCGTTCAAGAAATTGTCTCCTCATTAAACAAATTTTCTCGACACAAAGAAACAGGTAAGAAACTAGCTAACCTCCACGAAGCAATAGACAATACACTCCTAATTCTCGGACATCGACTAAAAGCCAATTCTGAACGTCCTGCCATTGAAATTGTCAAAAAATATGGTAATTTACCCTTGATTGAATGCTATTCCGGTGAAATTAGCCAGGTATTTATGAATTTAATCGCCAATGCCATTGATGCTATTGAAGAAACACAAAAAAATCAAAATTATTACGAAATTTCTGAAAATACTGGTGTTATCAGGATCACAACTGAGCTAATAGGAGAACAAATTATTTGCAAAATTGCCGATAATGGTGGAGGTATTAGTGAAGAAATGCAAAGTCAAATATTTAATGCCTTCTACACAACGAAACCCATCGGTAAAGGCACTGGTTTAGGTCTATCGATAGCTTACCAAATTGTTACTGTTAATCATCACGGCAAAATATCATGTCATTCCCAACCAGGGGCAGGTCTAGAGTTTATGATTGAATTACCCATAGATTAA
- a CDS encoding PEP-CTERM sorting domain-containing protein (PEP-CTERM proteins occur, often in large numbers, in the proteomes of bacteria that also encode an exosortase, a predicted intramembrane cysteine proteinase. The presence of a PEP-CTERM domain at a protein's C-terminus predicts cleavage within the sorting domain, followed by covalent anchoring to some some component of the (usually Gram-negative) cell surface. Many PEP-CTERM proteins exhibit an unusual sequence composition that includes large numbers of potential glycosylation sites. Expression of one such protein has been shown restore the ability of a bacterium to form floc, a type of biofilm.), with protein MKLVPTLTLVATSLALNFAAVDTQAAEAASIKYAFNVNSNIFSGRGIFGFDNSTFSNEAIPTAPVQFLNFTFNNDIQTVYTAQDDLDYPALGPILFTTVAGNSPFGLSYLFNNKINPAISYEIAGYDFIVGNQTFSNAVSYSPIPEPATLVSTLTVCSIGWLSSRKVKPAKKAA; from the coding sequence ATGAAATTAGTTCCGACATTAACGCTAGTTGCCACTAGTTTAGCCCTAAATTTTGCTGCTGTAGATACACAAGCAGCAGAAGCTGCAAGCATAAAATATGCTTTCAATGTCAACAGTAATATATTTAGTGGCAGAGGTATTTTTGGTTTTGATAACTCAACGTTTAGTAATGAAGCTATTCCCACAGCACCGGTGCAGTTCTTGAATTTCACATTTAATAATGATATTCAGACTGTTTATACTGCACAGGATGATTTGGATTATCCAGCACTAGGCCCAATTTTATTCACAACAGTAGCGGGTAATTCACCTTTTGGGTTGTCATACTTATTTAACAACAAAATTAATCCAGCAATCAGTTATGAAATTGCTGGATATGATTTTATAGTGGGTAATCAAACTTTCAGTAATGCAGTTTCTTATAGTCCCATTCCTGAACCTGCAACTTTAGTTAGTACTTTAACTGTTTGCAGTATTGGTTGGCTAAGTTCACGAAAAGTTAAGCCAGCTAAAAAAGCTGCTTGA
- a CDS encoding bifunctional YncE family protein/alkaline phosphatase family protein, whose amino-acid sequence MFNFQRKRYFLLSLLVAVAVVVSSVQIVTAQLATSRVGDLPEGGALLPTGQVITPAAAPGSTFDRLATGLRSDNNADAAEAVTTALSPDGKTLLVLTSGYNLNFRNQNTGANLTYPVLDPVTGQPTATTTRKAEWVFVFDVSSGKLVKRQQINIPNTYNGLAWAKDGSRFYVSGGIDDRVYVYAANGNQYIANAPFILLGHNSNQTDPFPSYDGGLLKNTPANRVTTGAVVAGLAVSPDGSTLVAANFENDSISLVNTANRQVTEEIKFFKPGDQVPTGEFPFDVALKSTTNGAAAKVFVSSQRDDEVVAVDVASRVITRIPVGSQPNKILLSADQNKLYVANGNSDTISVIDTNSNRVIGTISLSRPNDKYVGSSPNSLALSPDERTLYVTLAGENAVAVVDLRSGRVSGRIPTGWYPNSVSVSQDGRKLFVVNAKSNSGPNPSQSRTTPAGLARNTTFRNEYNWALEKAGIAVIPVPSAGSLAALSRQVDKNNGFDNRRPDRTMRFLQGKIKNVIYVLKENRTYDQVLGDLPIGNGDPALTLLPEPISPNHHKLALDFVTFDNFYDSGESSGVGWNWSTYGRTTDYTEKTQSVLYGNAGFNGLTYDYEGLNRNINIALPQTNSTSQFNTRVTGVLDPSGRSSILPGTKDVNAPIGDGEISPNSVGGYLWDAALRAGKTVRNYGFYVDGFYGTNQADPTKPDPSDPLYVPISPTPAVDNIQQAVAAKTVLLDKTDNYFRGYDMKNADIYLYNEFARDIDKYLANNTLPNLTMVRLPHDHFGDFNNAVAGLNTVPLQMADNDYAVGLLVEKISKSPAWKETAIVILEDDCQNGPDHVDSHRSIAYIISPYTKRKVLISTNYNTVSIIRTMEDLLGIGYLGMNDANAKPMSDAFTREPDFTPYTAVVPGNLCTAPVDPNLVPACQDPNVPKTAAIPSLHDKQWWAQATKDFYFEVEDKVDADAFNRVLWSGIKGDNVPYPTERSHADLRQNRAQLVANQAKS is encoded by the coding sequence ATGTTCAATTTCCAGCGTAAGCGATATTTCCTACTCAGCCTGCTGGTTGCAGTGGCGGTAGTAGTCAGCAGTGTGCAGATAGTCACAGCCCAGCTTGCTACTAGCCGTGTGGGCGACCTCCCTGAAGGTGGCGCATTACTCCCCACCGGACAAGTAATTACACCCGCAGCCGCCCCTGGCTCTACATTTGACCGTCTAGCTACTGGTTTACGTAGCGATAATAACGCAGATGCGGCGGAAGCCGTCACCACAGCCCTTAGTCCTGATGGTAAAACTCTGTTGGTGCTAACTAGTGGTTACAATCTCAACTTTCGCAATCAAAATACTGGTGCAAATCTCACCTATCCAGTATTAGACCCAGTAACCGGACAACCCACAGCTACAACCACCCGCAAAGCTGAATGGGTATTCGTTTTCGATGTCAGCAGTGGCAAATTAGTTAAGCGCCAACAAATTAATATTCCTAATACCTACAATGGTTTGGCGTGGGCAAAGGATGGCTCACGTTTTTACGTATCCGGTGGTATTGATGACCGCGTTTATGTTTACGCCGCTAACGGTAATCAATACATTGCGAATGCGCCATTTATTCTTTTAGGTCACAACTCTAACCAAACCGATCCCTTTCCCAGCTACGATGGTGGTCTGTTAAAGAATACACCAGCCAATCGGGTAACCACAGGTGCAGTTGTTGCGGGTCTTGCTGTTAGCCCAGATGGTAGTACTCTGGTCGCTGCTAATTTTGAGAATGACTCCATTTCCCTAGTAAATACTGCTAATCGTCAGGTAACTGAAGAAATTAAATTCTTTAAACCAGGTGATCAAGTACCAACTGGTGAATTTCCCTTTGATGTTGCGCTTAAGAGTACAACTAACGGTGCAGCAGCTAAAGTATTTGTCAGCAGTCAGCGCGATGATGAAGTAGTAGCTGTTGACGTTGCTTCTAGAGTTATTACCCGCATACCTGTAGGTAGCCAACCCAACAAAATCTTACTTTCTGCTGACCAAAATAAACTATATGTAGCTAATGGTAATAGTGACACAATTTCCGTCATTGATACCAATAGCAACAGAGTGATTGGGACTATATCTCTGTCTCGACCCAATGATAAATATGTCGGCTCAAGTCCCAATTCCCTAGCTCTTAGCCCAGACGAACGTACACTTTACGTTACCTTAGCCGGTGAGAATGCTGTCGCTGTCGTAGATTTACGTTCCGGTCGTGTAAGTGGTCGCATTCCTACTGGCTGGTATCCTAATTCTGTTAGTGTCAGCCAAGATGGTCGCAAATTATTTGTTGTTAACGCTAAGAGCAACTCCGGCCCCAACCCATCCCAAAGCCGCACCACACCCGCAGGTCTAGCCCGTAACACTACCTTTAGAAATGAGTACAACTGGGCTTTAGAAAAAGCTGGTATTGCAGTGATTCCGGTTCCTAGCGCTGGTAGTTTAGCTGCACTTTCTCGTCAGGTAGACAAAAACAACGGTTTTGATAATCGCCGTCCCGACCGGACAATGAGGTTTTTGCAAGGGAAGATTAAGAACGTTATTTATGTACTGAAAGAAAACCGTACCTATGACCAAGTTCTTGGTGATTTACCCATTGGTAACGGCGACCCTGCATTAACTTTATTACCAGAACCCATCTCTCCTAATCATCACAAACTGGCTCTAGATTTTGTCACCTTCGATAACTTCTACGATTCTGGTGAGTCTAGCGGTGTGGGTTGGAACTGGTCTACTTACGGACGGACTACTGATTACACAGAAAAAACTCAGTCTGTACTCTACGGCAATGCTGGGTTTAACGGTCTGACTTACGACTATGAAGGTCTCAACCGTAATATCAATATTGCCCTACCACAAACTAACTCCACTTCCCAATTCAATACACGGGTGACAGGAGTTTTAGATCCTTCTGGTCGTTCATCGATTTTGCCAGGAACCAAGGATGTCAACGCTCCCATCGGCGATGGTGAAATATCACCAAATTCTGTAGGCGGCTATCTTTGGGATGCAGCATTACGTGCTGGAAAGACTGTCCGTAACTATGGTTTCTACGTTGACGGCTTCTATGGTACGAACCAAGCCGACCCGACAAAACCCGACCCCAGTGACCCCCTTTACGTCCCCATCTCTCCCACTCCTGCGGTTGATAACATCCAGCAAGCTGTAGCAGCAAAAACTGTACTGTTAGATAAAACAGACAATTATTTCCGGGGTTACGACATGAAAAATGCCGATATTTATCTCTATAATGAGTTCGCTCGTGATATTGATAAATATCTAGCTAATAACACTCTGCCTAACTTGACAATGGTACGTCTACCTCACGACCACTTTGGTGATTTTAATAATGCTGTCGCCGGGTTAAATACTGTACCCTTGCAAATGGCTGATAACGATTATGCTGTTGGCTTATTGGTAGAGAAGATATCCAAGTCACCTGCATGGAAAGAGACTGCGATCGTTATTTTAGAAGATGATTGCCAAAATGGCCCCGACCACGTAGATAGTCATCGCTCAATAGCTTACATCATTTCTCCATACACAAAGCGTAAGGTTTTAATCAGCACTAACTACAACACTGTGAGCATAATACGGACAATGGAGGATTTATTGGGAATCGGCTACTTAGGTATGAACGATGCCAATGCCAAGCCTATGTCCGATGCTTTTACCAGAGAGCCTGACTTTACACCCTATACCGCAGTTGTCCCTGGTAACTTATGTACTGCACCTGTAGATCCCAACCTTGTACCAGCTTGCCAAGATCCCAATGTTCCAAAGACAGCTGCTATACCATCTTTGCATGACAAACAATGGTGGGCGCAAGCAACCAAAGACTTCTATTTTGAAGTAGAAGATAAAGTTGATGCAGACGCATTTAACCGTGTACTGTGGTCGGGAATTAAAGGCGACAATGTGCCTTATCCTACAGAGCGTAGTCACGCTGACCTGCGCCAAAATCGCGCACAATTAGTGGCAAATCAAGCAAAATCATAG
- a CDS encoding COG4280 domain-containing protein, whose translation MNWEIVLASFASSLIELVEILGIVIVVGRLAGWRNALVGSGAGIALTLLLSLVLGKSLTLIPVNILRIVAGVLLLLFGQKWTRSIVRYYAGLPKKRKGGGEDSLEEQLARDENESGWNWFAVVTTFKGALLDSVEVAIAVVTLGAAQSQWLEAISGAGFATFSLLVLAFLFRTPLQQVPVKPMKFTAAMLLMGFGLYWLGAGLNVEWPGDELAIIWLPLAWGVGMAIASTIWRWRVSLDKPEEAIG comes from the coding sequence ATGAATTGGGAAATTGTTCTCGCAAGTTTTGCAAGCTCTTTAATAGAATTAGTTGAAATTCTCGGTATAGTCATCGTTGTTGGTAGGTTAGCAGGTTGGCGTAATGCTTTAGTTGGTTCAGGCGCTGGTATTGCTTTGACTTTACTGCTATCCCTGGTTTTGGGCAAAAGTTTAACTCTAATTCCTGTAAATATTCTCCGAATTGTGGCGGGAGTTTTACTGTTGCTTTTTGGTCAAAAGTGGACGCGCTCTATAGTGAGATATTATGCTGGTCTTCCTAAGAAGCGTAAAGGCGGTGGGGAAGATAGCTTAGAAGAACAACTAGCTAGAGATGAGAATGAATCTGGCTGGAATTGGTTTGCTGTGGTCACTACCTTTAAAGGTGCATTGTTGGATAGTGTAGAAGTGGCGATCGCCGTTGTGACTTTGGGTGCTGCACAAAGTCAATGGCTAGAAGCAATTAGTGGTGCAGGTTTTGCCACATTTAGTTTATTGGTATTGGCTTTTTTATTTAGAACACCACTCCAACAAGTACCTGTCAAACCCATGAAGTTTACGGCTGCAATGTTGTTAATGGGATTTGGTCTTTACTGGCTGGGAGCAGGATTAAATGTGGAGTGGCCTGGTGATGAGTTGGCGATTATCTGGCTACCTTTAGCTTGGGGTGTCGGAATGGCGATCGCTTCGACAATTTGGCGCTGGCGAGTTAGTTTAGATAAACCAGAGGAAGCGATCGGTTAA
- a CDS encoding hybrid sensor histidine kinase/response regulator, whose protein sequence is MKPLASHDSISLKSHPRKQSSRNFLIRFILGGTTLIVSISAYFSYLAARNMALADIRQNAFLEVQTGVDQIEAWLSVRKVEVKTLANTSTVRSLNWAVAEPYLKTEVERIKEFFLFQMSIADGSYYTTKSGRANNNVKDREYFQQGIAGKSSVSDPFISRSTGIPLIAIATPILSTSNSPIGVFHGSVKVDHITKVINSLTYGKNSYAFALNSQGEVIVHPDSTLMSTIEKPAPSLLKINDHSLQAIAQRMVNKQQGIELMAIDGKQKYIAYIPLKAANWSVALVIPRENIESRLQFLDLIALIVGGLTITMITVLWRVQAFEQAQLKKSKEAADLANHAKSEFLANMSHELRTPLNGILGCAQILQRSSTLPEQEQHHINIIEQCGSHLLTLINDILDLAKIEAKKLELHGEDVHFPSFIQGIAEICQIRAAQKDILFVYEPASNLPIWLHIDAKRLRQVLLNLLGNAIKFTDHGQVKLKVETIEESSTQKPVKHRIRYCIEDTGIGITDAELSKIFLPFEQVGEKKRQTEGTGLGLAITRQLVQMMGSDIHVTSQVGHGSTFWFELEMVATNEWVQSMMTTSARKIIGFEGNPRRILIVDDRWENRTVLNDLLQPLGFEIMEAVNGQDGLEQAIAISTDLIITDLLMPEMDGFTLIQNLRQIPQFKNLKIIVSSASVFESDQHRSLAVGGDDFLSKPIQANELLRQLERHLNLVWIYQPSESETQAISDVVTQNNDPSTQLITPPPEVLRELLTLAKKGNFNAIIKCADQLEAEDTNLATFAHQLRQLARQFDEDVILEFLTQYEVEMA, encoded by the coding sequence ATGAAACCTTTGGCAAGCCATGACTCAATTTCACTAAAATCTCACCCTAGAAAGCAATCATCACGGAATTTTCTCATTCGATTTATTCTTGGCGGTACAACTCTGATTGTCAGTATTTCTGCCTACTTTAGCTATTTAGCTGCCCGCAATATGGCACTAGCAGATATACGACAGAATGCTTTTCTGGAAGTACAAACAGGAGTTGATCAAATAGAGGCGTGGTTAAGTGTTCGCAAAGTCGAGGTAAAAACTTTAGCAAATACTTCAACTGTACGCTCCTTAAATTGGGCTGTCGCAGAACCTTATTTAAAGACTGAAGTTGAGAGAATCAAAGAATTTTTCTTATTCCAAATGTCAATTGCGGATGGTTCTTACTACACGACAAAGTCAGGACGCGCAAACAACAATGTTAAGGACAGAGAATACTTTCAACAGGGAATAGCAGGAAAAAGCAGTGTTTCTGATCCTTTTATTAGCCGTTCTACAGGAATACCCTTGATTGCGATCGCTACTCCGATTCTATCAACTTCCAATTCACCCATAGGAGTGTTTCACGGTAGCGTCAAAGTTGACCATATTACAAAGGTGATCAATTCTCTCACCTACGGTAAAAATAGCTACGCTTTCGCCCTCAATTCCCAAGGGGAGGTGATTGTTCATCCTGACTCGACTTTAATGTCCACTATCGAAAAACCTGCCCCCAGTCTGCTGAAAATTAATGACCATAGTTTACAAGCGATCGCCCAACGCATGGTTAACAAACAGCAGGGAATTGAGTTAATGGCAATTGACGGTAAACAAAAATATATTGCTTATATACCATTAAAGGCTGCTAATTGGTCTGTGGCTTTGGTGATTCCCCGTGAAAATATTGAATCTCGGCTGCAATTTCTAGATTTAATTGCGTTGATTGTGGGCGGATTAACTATCACCATGATTACTGTTTTGTGGCGAGTGCAAGCTTTTGAACAGGCACAACTGAAAAAGTCTAAAGAGGCGGCTGATTTAGCTAACCATGCCAAAAGCGAATTTTTAGCTAACATGAGTCATGAACTGAGAACGCCTTTAAATGGGATTTTGGGTTGCGCGCAAATTTTGCAACGTTCTTCCACGTTACCTGAGCAAGAACAACATCACATCAATATTATTGAACAATGTGGTTCCCATCTGCTGACCTTAATTAATGACATCTTGGATCTTGCCAAAATTGAAGCCAAGAAACTAGAACTACATGGCGAAGATGTGCATTTTCCGTCTTTTATACAAGGTATTGCCGAAATTTGCCAAATTCGTGCTGCACAAAAAGATATTTTGTTTGTCTATGAACCTGCCAGTAATTTACCTATATGGCTGCATATTGATGCCAAAAGGTTACGTCAAGTGCTGTTAAATCTGCTAGGTAATGCGATTAAATTTACTGATCACGGTCAAGTTAAGTTGAAAGTTGAGACAATTGAGGAATCCTCTACGCAAAAACCAGTCAAACACCGTATTCGTTACTGTATAGAAGATACAGGCATTGGCATCACTGACGCAGAATTAAGCAAAATTTTCTTACCTTTTGAACAGGTAGGTGAAAAAAAGCGTCAGACGGAAGGGACGGGACTGGGTTTAGCTATTACTCGTCAGTTAGTGCAGATGATGGGGAGTGATATCCATGTCACAAGTCAAGTAGGACATGGTAGCACCTTTTGGTTTGAATTGGAGATGGTAGCTACCAATGAATGGGTACAGTCAATGATGACTACCTCAGCCAGAAAAATCATTGGTTTTGAGGGAAATCCCCGCAGAATTTTGATAGTAGACGATCGCTGGGAAAATCGTACAGTCTTGAATGATTTATTGCAACCATTGGGTTTTGAAATAATGGAAGCTGTCAATGGTCAAGATGGTTTAGAACAAGCGATCGCTATTTCAACAGACCTAATTATCACAGATTTACTCATGCCAGAAATGGATGGGTTTACATTAATTCAAAATCTGCGACAAATACCCCAGTTTAAGAATCTCAAAATTATTGTTTCTTCCGCTAGTGTTTTTGAATCTGATCAACATCGCAGCTTGGCAGTTGGTGGTGATGACTTTCTCAGTAAACCCATACAGGCAAATGAATTATTGCGTCAATTAGAACGTCATTTAAATTTAGTCTGGATTTATCAACCTTCTGAGTCTGAAACTCAAGCAATTTCAGATGTAGTAACTCAAAACAATGATCCATCAACACAATTAATTACTCCTCCACCAGAAGTATTACGAGAACTGTTGACATTAGCGAAAAAGGGTAACTTTAACGCCATTATCAAATGTGCAGATCAACTAGAGGCAGAAGATACAAACTTGGCTACTTTCGCTCATCAACTTAGACAATTAGCCAGACAATTTGACGAGGATGTAATCCTTGAGTTTTTGACACAATATGAGGTAGAAATGGCATGA
- a CDS encoding ABC transporter ATP-binding protein encodes MKIPVPSPQTSVPHTQFPIILKLQNVTLAYKNALAVDGVSLGLVAGDVLGLLGPSGCGKTTLLRIIAGFELPQTGTVEIAGELVTGNGCLIPPEQRHVGMLFQDYALFPHLTVAENIGFGLRRMQKSDRRQRVAELLSLVRLPTLENRYPHELSGGQQQRVALARALAPQPQILLLDEPLSNLDLQVRLKLREEVLAILKQQGISAIFVTHDQQEALAIADQVAVMHNGKLEQIGTPETIYTQPASRFVAEFVTQANFLPAQLQRNYWVTEIGCFALKTEISQHKGDLMIREEDIILQPASDGAMKIATRFFLGHEYRYSLYTPSGKKLYAITPASIALPIGTQVNVSLKETANLKVFESQ; translated from the coding sequence ATGAAAATCCCGGTTCCTAGTCCCCAAACCTCAGTTCCCCATACTCAATTCCCAATAATATTAAAGTTGCAGAATGTTACCCTTGCCTACAAGAATGCTTTGGCTGTGGATGGAGTGAGTTTGGGATTAGTCGCAGGGGATGTATTAGGGTTATTGGGGCCTTCGGGATGTGGAAAAACTACACTTTTACGGATTATTGCTGGGTTTGAATTGCCACAGACAGGGACTGTAGAAATTGCGGGAGAGTTAGTAACCGGGAATGGTTGCTTGATACCGCCAGAACAACGCCATGTAGGGATGCTGTTTCAAGATTATGCTTTGTTTCCTCACTTAACCGTGGCTGAAAATATCGGTTTTGGTTTGCGGCGGATGCAAAAAAGCGATCGCCGTCAAAGAGTTGCCGAGTTATTATCATTAGTCAGACTCCCAACACTAGAAAACCGCTATCCTCATGAATTATCTGGTGGACAACAACAACGGGTAGCCTTGGCTAGAGCTTTAGCTCCCCAACCGCAGATTCTATTATTAGATGAACCCCTCAGCAATCTAGATTTACAAGTACGATTGAAATTGCGCGAGGAAGTATTAGCCATTCTCAAACAGCAAGGAATATCGGCTATTTTTGTCACCCACGACCAACAAGAAGCCCTAGCGATCGCTGACCAAGTAGCAGTGATGCACAATGGTAAATTAGAACAAATAGGCACGCCAGAAACGATTTATACTCAGCCAGCCTCCCGCTTCGTCGCTGAATTTGTCACCCAAGCCAACTTTTTACCAGCACAGTTGCAAAGAAATTACTGGGTAACAGAGATTGGCTGTTTTGCCCTGAAAACAGAAATTTCTCAACACAAAGGAGATTTAATGATCCGCGAAGAAGACATCATTTTGCAACCAGCAAGTGATGGTGCAATGAAAATTGCCACACGTTTCTTTTTAGGACATGAATACCGATATAGCTTATATACCCCCTCCGGCAAAAAGCTATATGCTATAACACCCGCGAGCATTGCTTTACCCATCGGTACACAAGTCAATGTATCTCTAAAAGAAACAGCAAACTTAAAGGTGTTTGAAAGTCAATAG